A window of Ruania suaedae contains these coding sequences:
- a CDS encoding COX15/CtaA family protein: protein MRPQTIARLTTIAVVSNLVAQIVIIGTGGAVRLTGSGLGCSSWPNCEPGQFSPTFHDATSIHPYVEFGNRVLGAVVVLVALLLVVLVQAVRASGVQPAPTAAYRRLVALPLALSVLQAVLGGMTVRFELHPALVGSHFLISAVLVWISAWLVVGWFRPRRMAPVLGRPARGLGWSLAGVAAVVVVLGMIVTGAGPHSGDAEMGYRFEVDPVLVARLHAGSVWVFTGLLLAFAVNVVRAGKGAVRRVGTLRRRVWLLIAVTLAQGAIGYVQYFTGLPELLVGMHMIGAALLVATTAFTLAAMHERSVRS, encoded by the coding sequence GTGAGGCCCCAGACCATCGCCCGGCTGACCACGATCGCCGTGGTGAGCAATCTCGTCGCGCAGATCGTCATCATCGGCACCGGAGGCGCAGTGCGCCTGACCGGCTCGGGACTGGGCTGCTCCTCGTGGCCGAACTGCGAGCCCGGCCAGTTCTCCCCCACCTTCCATGACGCGACCTCCATCCACCCGTACGTGGAGTTCGGCAACCGGGTGCTCGGTGCCGTGGTGGTCCTGGTGGCGCTGCTGCTGGTGGTGCTGGTCCAGGCGGTACGGGCCTCGGGCGTCCAGCCCGCGCCGACGGCGGCCTACCGGCGGCTGGTCGCGCTACCCCTCGCCCTGTCGGTGCTGCAGGCGGTGCTCGGCGGGATGACGGTGCGCTTCGAGCTGCACCCGGCGCTGGTCGGCTCGCACTTCCTCATCTCGGCGGTGCTGGTGTGGATCTCCGCCTGGTTGGTGGTGGGGTGGTTCCGCCCACGCCGGATGGCCCCGGTGCTGGGCCGGCCCGCCCGGGGGCTGGGCTGGTCACTGGCAGGCGTGGCCGCCGTCGTGGTCGTGCTGGGCATGATCGTCACCGGTGCGGGCCCGCACTCGGGCGACGCGGAGATGGGCTACCGGTTCGAGGTGGACCCGGTGTTGGTCGCCCGGTTGCACGCGGGGTCGGTGTGGGTCTTCACCGGTCTGCTGCTGGCGTTCGCCGTCAACGTCGTGCGCGCCGGCAAGGGGGCGGTCAGGCGCGTCGGCACGCTGCGACGGCGGGTCTGGCTCCTCATCGCGGTGACGCTCGCGCAGGGCGCGATCGGCTACGTGCAGTACTTCACCGGCCTGCCCGAGCTCCTCGTGGGTATGCACATGATCGGGGCGGCGCTGCTGGTGGCGACCACGGCGTTCACCCTGGCGGCGATGCACGAGCGCAGCGTGCGCTCCTGA